In Polycladomyces zharkentensis, the DNA window TCCAAAAACGGCAGACTTTCGATGTCTCCCACCGTTCCGCCGATCTCCGTGATCACGACATCCGGGTGGGTCTCCCGGGCCGCACGAAACACCCGATCCTTGATCTCGTTGGTGATGTGGGGAATCACCTGCACTGTTCCCCCCAGATAATCCCCGCGCCGTTCCTTGTTGATCACGGCGGAATAGATTTTTCCGGTCGTCACGTTGCTGTTTTTGGACAAATTGATATCGATAAACCGTTCATAATGACCCAGGTCCAGATCTGTTTCCGCCCCGTCGTCGGTGACGAACACCTCGCCATGCTGATACGGACTCATCGTCCCAGGGTCGACGTTGATGTACGGGTCAAATTTTTGAATCGTCACTTTCAAACCGCGGTTTTTAAGCAACCGGCCCAAAGACGCCGCTGTAATTCCTTTTCCCAGTGACGAAACCACACCACCGGTGACAAAGATGAATTTGGTTGTCATCGATTGTTCCCTCCATGCAATCAGGATTCCCATTTTCACGGAAAATAGAAAAAGCGCCACCCTGTCCAGGGGGCGCTTCTTTCGATTCGCGACTACACGGTATCGGGTTGTATCCGAACAATTAGCCCAGAAAGTAGTTTACCTTTTTGAAGGAACCTTTGTCAACAGCCAAGATCGGCATGGGCGGCAAAAAAGACCGGCACTCCCGGTCCTCAAATCAGACTTTCGTCTTCCTCCTCCGCTTCTTCTACCTCGTCTTCATCAAGTTCTTCAAATTCCTCGTCGTCAAAAACATCGTCATCATCCAATTGATCGTCGTCGAACAGCTCATCCTCTTCTTCTTCAAACAGGTCCTCTTCCAAATCTTCGTCAAAGTCATCTTTGACATTGGCCTGAACGGCGGAATCGGTGGCCTGTTCGGTGGGATACCATTTTTTCAGACCCCACAAACTTTTGCCCACACAGATAAACCGGCCGTCGATATTGATCTCGGTGTATAATTGCGCGATATAGCGCGTCATCTCCTCTTCCGTGAACCCTTTCAACCGAGCCACTTCCTGAAAAAGATCACGGTACAGCATCGGTTCGCCCTTTTCGTACAACAACTCATAAACGAGATCGACCATCGCCGTCTCTCGGATTTCTTCGGGTGTCAAGGCAGCCAGTTTCCCGCTCATCATTGGACACTTCCTTCCGTACGCATTGTCCTTGAGCCGCCAACGTTCTCGGTCCGTATGTCTATTTTAACCAAAGAAAAAGGGAAGTCAACCTGAGAAACCTTGAAAATGGAAAAAATCAGGAAGTTGGTTGCAACTTTGTGAAATCTTGATCCCGTCTTGACCAGGGATTAACATTGTCACGCTATCATCAAACTTGCACACACCCCAAATCAGAGGAGGGGGAGCGTGCTGCAGCACTTGGTATTTCCACTCATCATCCTGTTGACCGGTTTGGCCGCCATGCCGCTTGTCGATGAGTGGAAATCCACTTCCGAGTGACTGATCCGTCATCAGTCGCCATCACCCGGTCCGCTGTTACCATACTCGCTGAGCAGACGTAATTTCCTCATCTCCTCCTGTCGGATGGCGAACGAATGCCTCCCCCTCCGGGAGGCGAATCCGCTGACAAACAGTGATGGAGCCGTTGTTCACTTCCGGTTGACACCACCGGATGGTGAAAACGGCTCCCCTTTTTTCAGGGCGTAAGGCTAACGGGTGCCGATTTCCCGCCTACGTTCCGTAGCAACAGCCAGAGTTTCTCGACGGGAAACGGACCTGCTCCAAAAGAGAGTGGCCTTTTTCCCATGAGCGACCTGTGAAGCGGCGAAGGGAAAACGGCGCGCCCCATCACGGACCGAAAACGATGTTGTCACCACTCTCGTTCCCTTTTGAAAGGAGTCTCCGTTAC includes these proteins:
- the rpoE gene encoding DNA-directed RNA polymerase subunit delta, with product MSGKLAALTPEEIRETAMVDLVYELLYEKGEPMLYRDLFQEVARLKGFTEEEMTRYIAQLYTEINIDGRFICVGKSLWGLKKWYPTEQATDSAVQANVKDDFDEDLEEDLFEEEEDELFDDDQLDDDDVFDDEEFEELDEDEVEEAEEEDESLI